One window of the Paracoccus zhejiangensis genome contains the following:
- a CDS encoding ParB/RepB/Spo0J family partition protein, producing MSRKRRMFEIEMPEEPVETFPAGKVAEKADTPEPRRGPMATAIAETAESSRDRAEVEAKIRAENDALAQEHVRMKRAGLITDLVPLDAIQTYKLTRDRKNGPDFELAELVASIREIGLSNPIRVEPIGDGRYELVQGWRRLSAYRELLKETGDAEAWGKIPAGIIAKGDHLERLYRRMVDENLVRKDISFAEMAQLAVDYAMDPGTAETDPEKAVAILFKSAGYQKRSYIRNFIPLVRRLWESLLFPQDIPRALGLALSARIDEVPGMVAAIKAELKDWDNRSVKDELDVLRRYAGQGDDPLGEPAPAPKKPATPVPAGKAKTTFQLTRPQGSAKCTAANGRLEIRLPRDFSTVDRRRLEAAVASLLDQIE from the coding sequence ATGAGCCGCAAGCGCCGCATGTTCGAGATCGAGATGCCGGAGGAGCCGGTGGAAACCTTCCCCGCGGGGAAGGTCGCGGAAAAGGCCGACACGCCCGAGCCGCGCCGTGGCCCGATGGCCACCGCCATTGCCGAAACCGCGGAATCGAGCCGCGACCGTGCCGAGGTCGAGGCGAAGATCCGGGCCGAGAATGACGCGCTCGCGCAGGAACATGTGCGGATGAAGCGCGCCGGACTGATCACCGACCTGGTCCCGCTGGACGCGATCCAGACCTACAAGCTGACCCGCGACCGCAAGAACGGTCCCGATTTCGAACTGGCCGAACTGGTCGCCTCGATCCGCGAGATCGGGTTGTCGAACCCGATCCGGGTCGAGCCGATCGGTGACGGTCGCTATGAACTGGTGCAGGGCTGGCGCCGTCTTTCTGCCTATCGCGAACTGCTGAAAGAAACCGGTGATGCCGAGGCCTGGGGCAAGATTCCCGCCGGCATCATCGCCAAGGGCGACCACTTGGAACGGCTGTACCGCCGCATGGTCGACGAGAACCTGGTCCGCAAGGACATCTCCTTCGCCGAGATGGCGCAGCTGGCCGTGGACTATGCCATGGACCCCGGCACCGCCGAGACCGACCCGGAAAAGGCGGTGGCGATCCTGTTCAAATCGGCGGGCTACCAGAAGCGCAGCTATATCCGCAATTTCATCCCGCTGGTCCGGCGGCTCTGGGAAAGCCTGCTCTTTCCGCAGGACATCCCGCGCGCCCTCGGCCTCGCGCTGTCCGCGCGCATCGACGAGGTGCCGGGCATGGTGGCGGCGATCAAGGCCGAGCTGAAGGACTGGGACAACCGCAGCGTCAAGGACGAGCTCGACGTGCTGCGCCGTTACGCGGGGCAGGGCGACGACCCGCTCGGCGAGCCTGCGCCCGCGCCGAAAAAGCCCGCTACGCCGGTGCCCGCTGGCAAGGCCAAGACCACCTTCCAGCTGACCCGTCCGCAGGGCAGCGCCAAATGCACCGCCGCCAACGGAAGGCTCGAGATCCGCCTGCCGCGCGACTTCTCGACCGTCGACCGCCGCCGGCTCGAGGCCGCCGTCGCCTCGCTCCTCGACCAGATCGAGTGA
- a CDS encoding AAA family ATPase: MYTHENLAQLQAQSLKMQGWIRRQTFSPELEKTLRRFSSWEVAELIFRINQSTFRGKLADLNLPLGEVEEDGRQRWFSLDEINELRRRIRINKKTLMPPRPEGKRAFRAAIANFKGGAGKSTVALHFAHAAALDGYRVLVVDFDPQATLSHSMGLNDVGEDHTVWGIMARDLERETDRMNGSAAGAESGTALPQRKLPASIRDMGLGTLRPADFIKPTAWPTIDIVPSCANAAFVEFASAQYRHLNPEWTFFGAVSRFLDSLADDAYDLILFDCPPAIGYQSMNAVFAADMLYIPSGPGYWEYDSTTSFIGQLAEALEDLSHGFESFPTGKIALPKAFADVRFLMTRYEPSNELHQAMLGAFQQVFGDRMAQHPIELTRAVEQSGRFLSSIYEIDYREMTRGTWRRARASFDQAYEEFRGHVLTAWDKLEGEA; this comes from the coding sequence ATGTATACGCACGAAAACCTCGCGCAGCTTCAGGCACAATCTCTCAAGATGCAGGGCTGGATCCGTCGGCAGACCTTCTCGCCCGAGCTGGAAAAGACCCTGCGCCGCTTCTCCTCCTGGGAGGTGGCCGAGCTCATCTTCCGCATCAACCAGTCGACCTTCCGCGGCAAGCTGGCCGACCTGAACCTTCCCCTCGGGGAAGTCGAAGAGGATGGCCGCCAGCGCTGGTTCAGCCTCGACGAGATCAACGAGCTGCGCCGGCGCATCCGCATCAACAAGAAGACGCTGATGCCGCCGCGCCCCGAGGGCAAGCGCGCCTTCCGCGCCGCCATCGCCAATTTCAAGGGCGGTGCCGGCAAGTCCACCGTGGCGCTGCACTTCGCCCATGCCGCCGCGCTCGACGGCTATCGCGTGCTGGTCGTCGATTTCGACCCGCAGGCGACGCTCAGCCACTCGATGGGCCTCAATGACGTGGGCGAGGATCACACCGTCTGGGGCATCATGGCCCGCGACCTCGAACGCGAGACCGACCGGATGAATGGCAGTGCGGCGGGTGCCGAGAGCGGGACCGCCCTGCCCCAGCGCAAGCTGCCGGCCTCGATCCGCGACATGGGCCTTGGCACGCTTCGGCCCGCCGACTTCATCAAGCCGACCGCCTGGCCGACCATCGACATCGTCCCCAGCTGCGCCAACGCCGCCTTCGTCGAGTTCGCCAGCGCCCAGTATCGCCACCTGAACCCGGAATGGACCTTCTTCGGTGCCGTCTCGCGCTTCCTCGACAGCCTCGCCGATGATGCCTATGACCTCATCCTTTTCGACTGCCCGCCGGCCATCGGCTACCAGTCGATGAACGCGGTCTTCGCGGCCGACATGCTCTATATCCCCTCCGGTCCCGGCTACTGGGAATACGATTCGACCACCAGCTTCATCGGCCAGCTGGCCGAGGCGCTCGAGGACCTGTCGCACGGGTTCGAAAGCTTCCCCACGGGGAAGATCGCTTTGCCCAAGGCCTTCGCCGATGTGCGCTTCCTGATGACCCGCTACGAGCCGTCGAACGAATTGCACCAGGCCATGCTCGGCGCCTTCCAGCAGGTCTTCGGCGATCGCATGGCCCAGCACCCGATCGAGTTGACCCGCGCCGTCGAGCAGTCGGGCCGCTTCCTAAGTTCGATCTACGAGATCGATTACCGCGAGATGACGCGCGGCACATGGCGTCGCGCGCGCGCCAGTTTCGACCAGGCCTATGAAGAATTCCGGGGTCACGTGCTGACCGCATGGGACAAGCTGGAGGGTGAGGCATGA
- a CDS encoding DnaA N-terminal domain-containing protein, producing the protein MQIIRPVGREASAKKYDLLSALMAHALAGDQHRQRLVLRLMALITTRYNWQRDELTMGQREMARLWCVDERTVKRDMARLKALGWVVVKRQGARGRVSVLGLGLERIMLDTRAEWEHIGPDFVERAGGTAPVPESTVVPFRPRGAVEAGDGTWGAACRQLAGEDPALYEAWFAALSEAGCEGGVLVLIAPTRFHASYVAGHFIGRLLSAASRADPAIRAVRIRSAGEG; encoded by the coding sequence ATGCAGATCATTCGGCCGGTGGGTCGTGAGGCGTCAGCGAAGAAATATGACCTCCTGTCGGCGCTGATGGCACATGCGCTGGCCGGGGACCAGCATCGGCAACGGCTGGTGCTGCGGCTGATGGCGCTGATCACCACCCGCTATAACTGGCAGCGCGACGAGCTGACCATGGGCCAGCGCGAGATGGCGCGGCTGTGGTGCGTGGACGAGCGCACGGTGAAGCGCGACATGGCGCGGCTGAAGGCCCTGGGATGGGTCGTCGTAAAGCGGCAGGGCGCGCGGGGCAGGGTGTCGGTGCTGGGCCTCGGGCTCGAGCGGATCATGCTGGATACGCGGGCCGAGTGGGAGCATATCGGGCCGGATTTCGTCGAGAGGGCAGGGGGGACGGCGCCGGTTCCCGAGAGCACGGTGGTGCCGTTCCGCCCGCGCGGCGCGGTCGAGGCCGGGGACGGCACCTGGGGCGCGGCCTGCCGGCAGCTGGCGGGCGAGGACCCGGCGCTCTACGAGGCCTGGTTCGCGGCGCTGAGCGAGGCGGGCTGCGAGGGTGGCGTGCTGGTTTTGATCGCGCCGACGCGGTTTCATGCGAGCTACGTTGCGGGCCATTTCATCGGCCGGCTGCTGAGCGCGGCGAGCCGCGCCGACCCGGCCATCCGCGCGGTGCGCATTCGCAGTGCGGGGGAAGGGTAG
- a CDS encoding nitrous oxide reductase accessory protein NosL, translating into MGRALALVLLLLTGCREEQTQVVDPLPLTGAALQQVGPKAQVHLKGLEGAPLFFAQVRDAVAYSRHPDASHPVLAIWVSDMGATGATWEKPGAMNWIHAGAAHYVVGSSRRGGSGKPELVPFAQEAAARDFAAAQGGVVMDLVTIPDSAVDGAGE; encoded by the coding sequence ATGGGGCGCGCGCTGGCCCTGGTGCTGTTGCTGCTGACCGGCTGTCGCGAGGAGCAGACGCAGGTCGTCGATCCGCTGCCGCTGACCGGGGCGGCACTTCAGCAGGTCGGACCCAAGGCGCAGGTGCATCTGAAGGGTCTCGAGGGCGCGCCGTTGTTCTTTGCGCAGGTGCGCGATGCGGTCGCCTATTCCCGCCATCCCGACGCCAGCCATCCGGTGCTGGCCATCTGGGTGAGCGACATGGGGGCTACCGGCGCGACATGGGAGAAGCCGGGGGCGATGAACTGGATCCATGCCGGGGCGGCGCATTACGTCGTTGGTTCGTCGCGAAGGGGCGGGTCGGGCAAGCCTGAACTGGTGCCCTTCGCGCAGGAAGCGGCGGCAAGGGATTTCGCGGCGGCGCAGGGCGGGGTGGTGATGGACCTGGTGACGATTCCGGATTCGGCGGTGGACGGGGCAGGGGAATAG
- a CDS encoding Crp/Fnr family transcriptional regulator translates to MSEPVPEILRKSMLLSGLSEANRAHVLKDALRRSYGAGETVFLQGEPARAVFIVLSGAVKLVRMTPSGAEAVVAIIGRGRSFAEAMVLRRTPYPVTAEAITACTLLQIDGTRLRQFLVENPEFAIDLLASTFVHLQGLVEQVEKLKAHSGVQRLAEFLAGLAEAEAGGCAVELPYSKRLIAGHLGMQPESLSRAFAKLRESGVESEGNRVLIADLEALRAVAAGER, encoded by the coding sequence ATGTCCGAACCTGTCCCCGAGATCCTGCGCAAATCCATGCTGCTCAGCGGGCTGAGCGAGGCCAATCGCGCCCATGTGCTGAAGGATGCCCTGCGCCGCAGCTATGGCGCGGGCGAGACGGTCTTCCTGCAGGGCGAGCCGGCGCGGGCGGTGTTCATCGTGCTTTCGGGTGCGGTGAAGCTGGTCAGGATGACGCCCTCGGGGGCCGAGGCGGTGGTGGCGATCATCGGGCGGGGGCGCAGCTTTGCCGAGGCGATGGTGCTGCGGCGGACGCCCTATCCGGTGACGGCCGAGGCGATCACGGCTTGCACGCTGTTGCAGATCGACGGCACGCGGCTCAGGCAGTTCCTGGTCGAGAACCCGGAATTCGCCATCGACCTCTTGGCCTCGACCTTCGTGCATCTGCAGGGGCTGGTCGAGCAGGTCGAGAAGCTGAAGGCGCATAGCGGGGTGCAGCGGCTGGCCGAGTTCCTGGCCGGGCTGGCCGAGGCCGAGGCGGGCGGTTGCGCGGTCGAGCTGCCCTATAGCAAGCGACTGATCGCGGGGCATCTGGGGATGCAGCCGGAAAGCCTGTCGCGGGCCTTTGCCAAGCTGCGCGAGAGCGGGGTCGAAAGCGAGGGCAACCGCGTCCTGATCGCCGATCTCGAGGCTCTGCGCGCGGTGGCGGCGGGCGAGCGGTAG
- a CDS encoding NnrS family protein, producing MTPIPLFTAGWRAFFLAAGLWAVISVAVWMLWLAGYLGGGAHLGIAPSYWHAHEMIFGYASAAIAGFFLTAVPNWTGAKPVGPGFILLALTLWLAGRLALCLTGLLPPLVVALVDLAFLPVLAAKLLMQLMERPKPQNLMLLIMLTLLWTANLMLHLDWLGLASTGGQGLRGGLLILCAMIAVLGGRVTPAFTRNALQREGRTGALPVDQPVLTGAGIALAILTALAALAGLPDPLTGGLALLAGLVAALRLSGWSGLQTARQPILWSLHLGYALLALGLGLWGLALMGHGSETGALHVLGIGAVGSMTLAVMSRAALGHSGRALIAPRAVALAYALMPLAVAFRWAGSAGAGGFYQIGVFGSGLLWCLAFLFYLAAMLPVFLAPRSTTAAA from the coding sequence ATGACCCCCATCCCCCTCTTCACCGCCGGCTGGCGCGCCTTCTTCCTCGCCGCCGGTCTCTGGGCGGTGATCTCGGTCGCGGTCTGGATGCTGTGGCTGGCGGGCTATCTGGGCGGCGGCGCGCATCTGGGCATCGCGCCCTCCTATTGGCACGCGCATGAGATGATCTTCGGTTATGCCAGCGCCGCCATCGCCGGCTTCTTCCTGACCGCCGTGCCGAACTGGACCGGCGCCAAGCCGGTGGGGCCGGGCTTCATCCTGCTGGCCCTGACCCTCTGGCTCGCAGGGCGTCTGGCGCTGTGCCTCACCGGCCTCCTGCCGCCGCTCGTGGTCGCGCTGGTCGATCTGGCCTTCCTGCCGGTCCTTGCCGCCAAGCTGCTGATGCAGCTGATGGAACGGCCAAAGCCGCAGAACCTGATGCTGCTCATCATGCTCACGCTGCTCTGGACCGCGAACCTGATGCTGCATCTCGACTGGCTTGGCCTCGCCTCGACCGGCGGACAGGGGCTGCGCGGCGGGCTGCTGATCCTCTGCGCCATGATCGCGGTGCTGGGCGGGCGGGTGACGCCGGCCTTTACCCGCAATGCCCTGCAGCGCGAGGGCCGGACCGGCGCCCTGCCGGTCGATCAGCCGGTCCTGACCGGCGCCGGCATCGCGCTGGCGATCCTGACCGCGCTCGCGGCACTGGCGGGCCTGCCCGATCCGCTGACCGGAGGGCTGGCGCTGCTGGCCGGGCTGGTCGCGGCGCTGCGCCTCTCGGGCTGGTCCGGGTTGCAGACCGCGCGCCAGCCGATCCTCTGGTCGCTGCATCTGGGCTATGCCCTGCTGGCGCTCGGCCTCGGGCTCTGGGGGCTGGCGCTGATGGGCCATGGCTCCGAGACCGGAGCACTGCATGTGCTGGGCATCGGCGCGGTCGGCAGCATGACCCTTGCGGTGATGAGCCGCGCGGCGCTCGGGCATTCTGGCCGGGCGCTGATCGCGCCGCGCGCGGTGGCGCTGGCCTATGCCCTGATGCCGCTCGCGGTGGCGTTTCGATGGGCCGGATCGGCGGGCGCGGGCGGGTTTTATCAGATCGGCGTCTTCGGCTCGGGCCTGCTCTGGTGCCTCGCCTTCCTCTTCTATCTGGCCGCCATGCTGCCGGTGTTCCTCGCCCCGCGCAGCACCACCGCCGCCGCCTGA
- a CDS encoding cation diffusion facilitator family transporter: MSRTIRIALGSIVVGLVVLGLKLLAWWLTGSVALLSDALESTVNVATAFAALIAIHVAARPADAGHPYGHHKAEFFSAVLEGVMIIVAALLIMREAYFAFQHPPVIEAPAMGIAINAAAGVLNAFWCWVLITKGRKHKSPALVADGKHLLSDVISSGGVLLGVILAVTTGWAILDPLLAGLVGLNILWSGWKVTASSLSGLMDEAVPDKTLETIRAIISDKATGAIEAHDLRTRHAGKVTFIDFHLVVDGQTTVEDAHEICDRIEQSLRAKLPEAQITIHVEPDHKAKHSGVLVL, encoded by the coding sequence ATGTCCCGAACCATCAGGATCGCATTGGGAAGCATCGTCGTGGGCCTCGTGGTCCTCGGGCTGAAGCTCTTGGCCTGGTGGCTGACGGGCTCGGTCGCGCTGCTGTCCGATGCGCTGGAAAGCACGGTGAACGTGGCCACCGCCTTTGCCGCGCTGATCGCCATCCATGTCGCCGCGCGGCCCGCCGATGCCGGCCATCCTTACGGCCATCACAAGGCCGAGTTCTTCAGCGCCGTGCTGGAGGGGGTGATGATCATTGTCGCCGCGCTTCTGATCATGCGCGAGGCGTATTTCGCCTTCCAGCATCCGCCGGTGATCGAGGCGCCCGCCATGGGCATCGCCATCAACGCCGCCGCCGGGGTGCTGAACGCGTTCTGGTGCTGGGTGCTGATCACCAAGGGCCGCAAGCACAAGTCGCCGGCGCTGGTCGCGGATGGCAAGCATCTGCTGTCCGACGTGATCTCGTCGGGCGGGGTGCTGCTGGGGGTGATCCTTGCGGTCACCACCGGATGGGCGATCCTTGATCCGCTGCTGGCGGGACTGGTGGGGCTGAACATCCTCTGGTCGGGCTGGAAGGTGACGGCCTCCTCGCTCAGCGGGCTCATGGACGAGGCGGTGCCCGACAAGACGCTGGAAACGATCCGCGCCATCATCTCGGACAAGGCCACCGGCGCGATCGAGGCGCATGACTTGCGCACCCGCCACGCCGGCAAGGTGACCTTCATCGATTTCCACCTGGTGGTGGATGGCCAGACCACGGTCGAGGACGCGCATGAGATCTGCGACCGGATCGAGCAGTCGCTGCGGGCGAAGCTGCCCGAGGCGCAGATCACCATTCATGTCGAGCCCGACCACAAGGCCAAGCATTCCGGCGTGCTGGTGCTTTAA
- a CDS encoding mannitol dehydrogenase family protein → MSMPLLTDLTDLPADVIRPGYDRDGLGTGILHLGLGAFHRAHQAVYTDDALAAEGGDWRILGANLRSTEMPQAMTAQNGLYSLLERSESDRLRVIGAHGHKAIGGDAAAILKAASDPAIRILSLTVSEKAYGIDRAAMDIDEAHPAVAADLARPDAPQGVLGIITAALAARHAAGHAPFTVLCCDNLPDNGTLLRAGVLGMARRHDPDLAARIADQVAFPATMVDRITPAVTDRTLSDVERLTGHRDLAAVETEPFTQWVIEDHFPEGRPAWEAGGAEFVTDVSAHEAMKLRMLNGSHSLIAYLGQMLGLRYVRDLVADRALSALVLRHMRAAGTTLPRNAGLDAPSYAEALMDRFRNPAIAHETRQIAMDGTEKLPQRWFSPAADLLSSGGDPRAYAFATAVWLGWLSELAAKGEQPNDPRAARLMQLVSQAGSDATALTASVLSLPGLAPDALVWDEGFTGATSRTLARIRAEGLRAVLATELAG, encoded by the coding sequence ATGTCCATGCCGCTGCTGACCGATCTGACCGACCTGCCCGCCGACGTGATCCGCCCCGGCTATGACCGGGACGGGCTGGGGACGGGCATCCTGCATCTGGGCCTTGGCGCCTTCCACCGCGCCCATCAGGCGGTCTATACCGATGACGCGCTGGCGGCCGAGGGCGGCGACTGGCGCATCCTTGGCGCCAACCTGCGCAGCACCGAGATGCCGCAGGCGATGACGGCGCAGAACGGGCTTTATTCGCTGCTGGAACGGTCGGAATCGGATCGGCTGCGGGTCATCGGCGCGCATGGGCACAAGGCCATCGGCGGCGATGCGGCGGCGATCCTCAAGGCGGCAAGTGACCCGGCCATCCGCATCCTGTCGCTGACCGTCTCGGAAAAGGCCTATGGCATCGACCGGGCGGCGATGGACATTGACGAGGCGCACCCGGCGGTTGCCGCCGATCTGGCCCGGCCCGATGCGCCACAGGGCGTTCTGGGCATCATCACCGCCGCACTGGCCGCGCGCCATGCGGCGGGCCATGCGCCCTTCACCGTCCTCTGCTGCGACAACCTGCCCGACAATGGCACGCTTCTGCGCGCCGGTGTGCTGGGCATGGCGCGGCGCCACGATCCCGACCTTGCCGCCCGCATCGCCGATCAGGTGGCCTTCCCCGCCACCATGGTCGATCGCATCACCCCCGCCGTCACTGACCGCACGCTTTCCGATGTGGAACGGCTGACCGGCCATCGCGATCTGGCGGCGGTCGAGACCGAGCCCTTCACCCAATGGGTGATCGAGGATCATTTCCCTGAAGGCCGCCCGGCCTGGGAAGCCGGCGGGGCCGAGTTCGTCACCGATGTCAGCGCCCATGAGGCGATGAAGCTGAGGATGCTGAACGGCAGCCATTCCCTCATCGCCTATCTGGGGCAGATGCTCGGCCTGCGCTATGTCCGCGACCTGGTGGCGGACCGGGCGCTGTCGGCGCTGGTCCTGCGGCACATGCGGGCGGCGGGGACCACCCTGCCCCGCAACGCCGGCCTCGACGCACCCAGTTATGCCGAGGCGCTGATGGACCGTTTCCGCAACCCCGCCATCGCCCATGAGACCCGCCAGATCGCCATGGACGGCACCGAGAAACTGCCGCAGCGCTGGTTCTCTCCGGCGGCCGATCTGCTGAGCAGCGGCGGCGACCCGCGCGCCTATGCCTTCGCCACCGCCGTCTGGCTGGGCTGGCTGTCGGAGTTGGCAGCGAAGGGCGAGCAACCGAACGATCCCCGCGCCGCCCGGCTGATGCAGCTGGTGAGTCAGGCGGGCAGCGATGCCACTGCGCTGACCGCTTCGGTCCTGTCCCTGCCCGGCCTCGCCCCCGATGCGCTGGTCTGGGATGAGGGCTTTACCGGGGCGACCAGCCGCACGCTCGCCCGCATCCGGGCCGAGGGTCTGCGCGCCGTGTTGGCAACCGAGCTCGCCGGTTAA
- the uxuA gene encoding mannonate dehydratase: MRQTWRWFGPKDRVSIDDMLQAGVQGVVSALHHVPTGAVWTPEEIARRQDDLARMTDGSPSGLAWEVVESLPVSEAIKTQTGDWRAHIQNWITSMRHLKAAGIDVICYNFMPVLDWTRTDLAWRRPTGARCMRFDFTDFAAFDIHILQRKGAAEDFPEEVRDEAARRFAAMDNAAREALAGNVVFGLPGAAESFTLQDVRDLLDSYAPVTDAVLRRNFHAFLEEVAPVAQDLGMRLCCHPDDPPFGLLGLSRIMSTEADYAERMAAVDLPANGITLCSGSLGARPDNDLPGMMDRLGDRVHFLHLRNVRRDSDAIRGSFFEDEHLGGQTDMVALVAAVLREEARRRAAGRADATIPMRPDHGQDILDDIGRGGQPGYPAIGRLKGLAELRGVEAALSHGA; the protein is encoded by the coding sequence ATGAGACAGACATGGCGCTGGTTCGGGCCGAAGGACCGGGTTTCCATCGATGACATGCTGCAGGCCGGGGTTCAGGGCGTGGTCTCTGCGCTGCATCACGTCCCGACCGGCGCGGTCTGGACGCCGGAGGAGATCGCCAGGCGTCAGGACGATCTGGCGCGGATGACGGATGGCAGCCCCTCGGGCCTTGCCTGGGAGGTGGTCGAAAGCCTGCCGGTCAGCGAGGCGATCAAGACCCAGACCGGCGACTGGCGCGCGCATATCCAGAACTGGATCACCTCGATGCGGCACCTGAAAGCCGCCGGCATCGACGTGATCTGCTACAATTTCATGCCGGTGCTCGACTGGACCCGCACCGATCTGGCCTGGCGTCGTCCGACCGGCGCGCGCTGCATGCGCTTCGATTTCACCGATTTCGCCGCCTTCGACATCCATATCCTCCAGCGCAAGGGCGCCGCCGAGGACTTCCCCGAGGAGGTCCGGGACGAGGCCGCCCGCCGCTTCGCCGCCATGGACAACGCCGCCCGCGAAGCCTTGGCCGGCAATGTCGTCTTCGGCCTGCCCGGTGCCGCCGAAAGCTTCACCCTTCAGGACGTGCGCGACCTGCTGGACAGCTATGCCCCGGTGACGGATGCGGTCTTGCGCCGCAATTTCCACGCCTTCCTCGAAGAGGTCGCCCCGGTCGCGCAGGACCTGGGCATGCGGCTCTGCTGCCATCCCGACGATCCGCCCTTCGGGCTTCTGGGCCTGTCGCGGATCATGTCGACCGAGGCCGATTATGCCGAGCGCATGGCGGCGGTGGACCTGCCCGCCAATGGCATCACCCTCTGTTCCGGCTCGCTCGGCGCGCGGCCCGACAATGACCTGCCGGGCATGATGGACCGCCTGGGGGACCGGGTGCATTTCCTGCACCTGCGCAATGTCCGCCGCGACAGCGACGCCATCCGGGGATCGTTCTTCGAGGACGAGCATCTGGGCGGGCAGACCGACATGGTTGCGCTGGTCGCCGCCGTGCTGCGCGAAGAGGCGCGGCGGCGGGCGGCGGGCCGGGCCGATGCAACAATCCCGATGCGTCCCGATCACGGGCAGGATATCCTTGACGATATCGGCCGGGGCGGCCAGCCCGGCTATCCCGCCATCGGTCGCCTCAAGGGTCTGGCCGAGCTGCGCGGCGTCGAGGCCGCGCTGTCCCACGGAGCCTGA
- a CDS encoding L-idonate 5-dehydrogenase: MTEDLACRLYAAHDLRIEDQPDPVLAPDLALIRVARGGICGSDLHYYHNGGFGPIRVQEPIILGHEAAGVVEAAPEGSGLRVGQLVSLSPSRPCGECEFCKAGIERHCLNMRFNGSAMRMPHEQGMFRSQIAHPVAQCIPLPDGTSAEAAAGAEPLSVCLHALTHAPDLRGQRVLITGAGPIGAICTALARLRGAAEIVVTDVQDFTLGIAKQLGADRVVNVMTNPDGLADYAANKGRIDVVLECSANAHAIAGAIAVTRPQGTVVQIGVGGSTALPLNLIVSKELKFVGTHRFDVEFLEAVRMIGAGEIDLTPMVTQVLSAREAVRAFDLAGDRAQAVKVQLDFAA; this comes from the coding sequence ATGACCGAGGATCTTGCCTGCCGTCTCTACGCCGCCCATGACCTGAGGATCGAGGATCAGCCCGATCCGGTCCTCGCCCCCGACCTTGCCCTGATCCGGGTCGCACGCGGCGGCATCTGCGGCTCGGACCTGCATTACTATCACAATGGCGGCTTCGGCCCGATCCGGGTGCAGGAGCCGATCATCCTCGGCCACGAGGCCGCCGGCGTGGTCGAGGCCGCGCCCGAGGGCTCGGGCCTGCGCGTCGGCCAACTGGTCTCGCTCTCGCCCTCGCGTCCCTGCGGGGAATGCGAGTTCTGCAAGGCCGGGATCGAACGGCATTGCCTCAACATGCGCTTCAACGGCTCGGCCATGCGCATGCCGCATGAGCAGGGCATGTTCCGCAGCCAGATCGCCCATCCGGTCGCGCAATGCATCCCCCTGCCCGACGGCACCAGCGCCGAGGCCGCAGCCGGGGCCGAGCCGCTGTCGGTCTGCCTGCACGCCCTGACCCATGCCCCCGATCTTCGCGGCCAGCGGGTGCTGATCACCGGCGCCGGCCCGATCGGCGCCATCTGCACCGCCTTGGCCCGGTTGCGCGGCGCGGCCGAGATCGTGGTGACCGATGTACAGGATTTCACCCTCGGCATCGCGAAGCAGCTCGGCGCCGACCGGGTGGTGAACGTGATGACCAACCCCGACGGGCTGGCGGACTATGCCGCGAACAAGGGCCGCATCGATGTGGTGCTGGAATGCTCGGCCAATGCCCATGCCATCGCCGGGGCCATCGCCGTCACCCGCCCGCAGGGCACCGTGGTCCAGATCGGCGTCGGCGGCAGCACCGCCCTGCCCCTGAACCTGATTGTCAGCAAGGAGCTAAAATTCGTTGGCACCCATCGCTTTGACGTGGAATTCCTCGAGGCGGTGCGAATGATCGGCGCGGGCGAGATCGACCTCACGCCGATGGTCACCCAGGTCCTGTCCGCACGCGAGGCCGTCCGCGCCTTCGACCTGGCCGGCGACCGGGCGCAGGCGGTCAAGGTGCAACTGGATTTCGCGGCCTGA